CGATTCGTAGGCCATATTCCCTGCTAGAATAATCAAGTCGGCCCAAGACAGATTGTTACCATATTTTTTTTTGATAGGCCATAGAAGACGTCGTGCTTTATCTAAGTTCGCATTGTCAGGCCAACTATTTAAAGGCGCAAAACGTTGATTGCCAGTGTTACTTCCTCCTCTACCGTCGGCTACTCTATAGGTTCCTGCACTATGCCATGCCATACGTATCATCAATCCACCATAATGCCCCCAATCTGCAGGCCACCATTCTTGACTTTCTGACATTAATGCCTTGAGATCTTCTTTGACTGCATCAAGGTCCAATCGATTAAATGCCTCTTTATAGTCAAAATCTTCTCCAAGTGGATCTGTTTTACAGTCATGTTGATGAAGAATGTCTAAATTTAATGCTTTGGGCCACCAGCTCATTACAGAGTCATTTGCCTCTGTATTTGCACCATGCGTTACAGGACACTTCCCTTTTTTAGAATGATTATCCATTAATTAATTATTTAAATATGTATATATTAATTACGTGTATTTTATTCATTTTGAGATGTTTCATATCACTTGCTTTAATAGAGGAAAGAGGTCCTCTAAAATGAATGATCCCAGTAAAAAGAACTCTCTTTCGTACGTCTCTCTGTCAAATATAGGGGATATAGATATCTAAAGCCCAAGAATCGTATTCGATATAATTTATAGATAGATCATTAAAATTTATGATACTAAAGGGTGTAATTATTACAACCTATAATTTATATATTACAAGTAGATCTACAATTTTGTTTTGTAGGGTGCTCTTTAATATTTCGTTTTATGGTTGATATGGGTATCCGTGTGAATGCTAATAATTACTGCATTATAAATGAAGAAAGCCCGATTGCTCATGCTTTATCTTCATATAAATATTCAAAGGAAATACTTAAAAGTTGGTAGGGTGTATTGCTCATACGACTTAGTAAAATCATGAATTAAGGGTTGCATTTCCGAAAAGGGGATCATGCTAGGTAAGTACTTTCACTATTTAAGCTTTTAAGCAACTTGTCACAAGATATCATTTATCAGAAAAGGGTCTCATGCCTAAATATGCAAGAATGGATTGTGTATCCTACATCAAAGAGGATTATGTATAGATGGCTCGTTGCACTATTTAGTAGCGTTGTGTAAGGTGTTGACAAAGAGTCTAGAATTAAGAAATTTATCTTTAGGGTCATCAGTGTCATTGCTAAATTCATGACAAGTGGAAGGCAACAAATTATGCATTTATCTACATCCAATTTAGGAATTCTCCATCTTTCTTATCAAATTGGCTACCTCCCGTTTTTTAGTCAGAAATCTAGATTGAGTCTCATTTGTCCGACGTCTACTTGTGTCTGTTTACTCTGTATTATATGTTTTGTGTAAGCATTTGCCAATAAAATTTTAATTATCGTACTTATCTTATAATAGATAAAATTTCTGAGTTCAGATACCTTGTTTTTATCAAGTATCTTAATTTTGCTATCTAGCAACAACCTTAGATGCATGGACTCTAATGTGTTATAAAGGATTCCCATTGCAATGGTTAAAATTGCCAACATGCATTGCAGTCCATCAAACTTCTTTATTTGTATATTCTCTAAATCATAGCTTGATTTGATATGTCTATGGTATTCTTCTATTTTCCAACGAAAGCCATATGCTTGAAAAGCTTCACTAATAACTTCTGTTATTGTATGCTTAGGTGAGTTGGTTAATAACCAACATTTCCCTCCTGATTTGCGTTTTGTAGCAACAAGCCATAGCTCAAATTCCCTCTGCTTTATTCTATATTTAACCTTAACAGCACCACACTCAAAGTTTATCTTTTTACTTTTGTTTTTGCCTCTTTTATTGGCAGTTAATTCCATGAAGAATGGAATCTTTTTCCCAATTGTAGATACAGTAGTTTCTTTGCCTTTGTATATTAATTTGGTATTCTTTTTCAATCTGATTATGAAGTTATTTTGTTGACTAACAACATAATCCTTAATAATCTGACGATCAAATCCTCGATCAAACACACAAGTTACATTCTTTGAAATAGCATTATCTACTTCTTTTAATGCTTCGATTGCTTCATTATTTTCACTCTTGGCTCCATGATCGAAACTGTACAGCTTATTATACAAAGGTGTCATCTTATTGGCCTTATCAATATGTACAACATTCATAAGCCAATAACCTAATCCAACCTTATTTTTCTCATCTCCATCTTTTACAAAATCCAGACCTTCCATGGTCTTAGCATATTTCTTTTGAATATCTGATCCATCAAATAGAATGTAGTCTCCTTCATGAATTGTATCTGACACACAATCCATATGGCCTCTAAGAAGTTTTAAAAAGAAACCTTTTTTATTGTAATGATTTCGAAGCCTTTTGGTCGTTTGTTGTTTGTCTATAGAATCCCCTATAGCTGTTGCTATTTGATTGATAATAACAGACCCTGTCTTAAGAATACCTGTTGTTATCTCACGTGTACAACGTAATTCTGGTTTGGTTAAATGACTATTTAATTTACAAAAATATAGACTTAGCTTGTTCTGTATTTGTTTTGTAAGTATCTTGTTCATGAGCTAGGTTTTAAATGATTATGTTTTCACACTTAAAATAACATTTTTAATCTAGCTTTCCTCGTTTTTACACATATATTATATTGTGAATGTCAGATACTTGCAGTAATAATACAACTTTTTTCGGGAGGTAGTCAATCTTATCAAACTTACACTTTATATTTTACGGAGATTGCAACAGGTGACTGATCAATAGCCTGAATATATAGATGGGTAGGGGAAAGTATGTTCTTTTTATTATGATTGATAAACAAATAGTCCTTAAGGTAATAGGAGTGCGTACCAAATCAGAAAATGTCACGTAATTATTTTAAATTGTACTTCAAAGTGAAGAAGTTGCGGAATTACGGTATAAAGTAAAAGGCCTCAGAGTGACCTGAGGCTTTTTACTTTATTCATCTGTATTCAGTTTTTCTATACGTCTTTGTTCAAACTCCTTTACATATTTTTAAAAATCGGTGCTGTCTTTTATAGGATAATTAAACTTTACTATGTTTGTTTTAATGTTGTCCTTACGTATTATAAGTAAATACTTTCCCCCTTTTTTTATAGTTCTATTCAAACCAGAGGTATTAGTGTTACTACTATAACTTTTTCCATTAAATTGAAAAACGAAATCAACAGATGGCTGAGACCCACCAGTCGATCCAATGCTCTTAGATTGTTCTCCATATTTATAATGTTCTGTTATATGAGCAATAGAATAATAACAGTTTTGCATTGTTCTTTCATCTTTTTTTTCAAATGCATATTTTATTATAACCAATGCAATAGCCCCCACAATTGGAGCTATAACCAATGGATGTGTAAAGAATGCGATGATAAATTTCTTCATATATTATTTAAAGATTTTTTTTTAATAAAAAGAGCTATTGGATTCATTTGTGTAAAAATATGTAAATATTAAGGGTTGACAATGTAGCATGGTGAACATCTTTATTTGTGTTGCGCTCCATTTTCTTCTGATCTGTATGTTGGTGGGAATGAGTAAAATAAACATGGAATATGGAAAGCTATTTTAGTTTCCTCTTTGCACTTAGAGATGCTGAATTGTTGTGGATCCACTCAGCCTTTTGCCAATCGCCATGTACGTCAAAATCACTGTATTTAAGATGTTTTTCCGTCTTCTGTTCTCCTGGGGTAACGAAGTCATTGGTGAATATTAAGTCGGTCAGAAATCCCAAATGATTATATTTGAAAAGAGTAATGGAGGTGACATCACGTTCATTGATCCTGATGTTTTTAGTTTTCTTGATTGTTTGATTGTCCTTGTTATAGGTCAGAAGAACCGTGTCAAACCCAATTTTTCCCCCACCTCTCTTATAGGATACCAATCGATTATTTTTGTATCGAAACTCTTTCCCTTGTAGTATGACTTTATCGTTTTGTAAGATCTCGAAACCGATTAGTTCTTGCCTATGGTTAAAATAGATTTTGTGTAAAAATGCCTGGCTCTCTTTAGGAGCGTTATATGTTTCATGAACCTCAAGGGTGTGGTTATTGGGAAAGTGATAGCTATAGGTTTTAGTGG
The Prolixibacteraceae bacterium DNA segment above includes these coding regions:
- a CDS encoding transposase, whose product is MNKILTKQIQNKLSLYFCKLNSHLTKPELRCTREITTGILKTGSVIINQIATAIGDSIDKQQTTKRLRNHYNKKGFFLKLLRGHMDCVSDTIHEGDYILFDGSDIQKKYAKTMEGLDFVKDGDEKNKVGLGYWLMNVVHIDKANKMTPLYNKLYSFDHGAKSENNEAIEALKEVDNAISKNVTCVFDRGFDRQIIKDYVVSQQNNFIIRLKKNTKLIYKGKETTVSTIGKKIPFFMELTANKRGKNKSKKINFECGAVKVKYRIKQREFELWLVATKRKSGGKCWLLTNSPKHTITEVISEAFQAYGFRWKIEEYHRHIKSSYDLENIQIKKFDGLQCMLAILTIAMGILYNTLESMHLRLLLDSKIKILDKNKVSELRNFIYYKISTIIKILLANAYTKHIIQSKQTQVDVGQMRLNLDF